From Solanum lycopersicum chromosome 8, SLM_r2.1, the proteins below share one genomic window:
- the LOC101249390 gene encoding protease Do-like 5, chloroplastic isoform X2 has translation MVVLGVVCPQPQHIVVSIRTQIPPISTQTQYCTRRKALIFTSSMISSFIYTSHHSPATAFQIEMPQQEEDRLVHLFQDTSPSVVFIKDLELAKGSNDSTKVLADDDNAKVEGTGSGFIWDKFGHIVTNYHVITKLATDNIGLQRCKVSLVNTKGESIVKDAKIVGVDPAYDLAVLKVDVEGVEVKPVSVGTSRGLRVVSGLGREIPAPNGAAIKGAIQTDAAINAGNSGGPLIDSSGHVIGLNTATFTRRGSGMSSGVNFAIPIDTVVRTIPYLIVYGTSYKDRY, from the exons ATGGTGGTGTTGGGAGTTGTTTGTCCACAGCCACAGCATATCGTTGTTTCAATTCGAACCCAAATTCCTCCAATTTCTACACAAACCCAATATTGTACAAGGCGTAAAGCTTTGATATTTACTTCTTCTATGATTTCCTCTTTCATATATACATCTCATCACTCTCCTGCAACTGCTTTCCAAATCGAAATGCCTCAACAAGAAGAAGACAGACTAGTTCACCTCTTTCAG GATACTTCCCCTTCTGTTGTTTTCATTAAGGACCTTGAGTTGGCTAAAGGCTCCAATGACTCTACTAAGGTGCTAGCCGACGATGATAATGCAAAAGTGGAAGGGACAGGTTCAGGCTTCATTTGGGATAAGTTTGGTCACATT GTAACCAATTACCATGTCATTACTAAATTAGCTACTGATAACATCGGACTGCAGCGTTGTAAG GTTTCTTTAGTGAATACTAAAGGAGAGAGCATAGTTAAGGATGCGAAGATCGTAGGTGTTGATCCAGCATATGATCTGGCCGTTCTCAAG GTTGATGTTGAAGGTGTTGAAGTTAAACCAGTCTCTGTTGGTACCTCTCGCGGCCTACGT GTAGTTAGTGGATTAGGCAGGGAAATACCTGCACCAAATGGAGCTGCCATTAAAGGCGCTATTCAAACAGATGCTGCTATTAATGCAG GGAATTCAGGTGGTCCGTTGATTGACTCATCTGGCCATGTCATTGGTCTAAATACAGCAACATTCACCCGCAGAG GCTCGGGTATGTCTTCCGGGGTTAACTTTGCCATACCAATTGACACGGTTGTACGGACCATACCATACCTGATCGTCTATGGAACAAGTTACAAAGACAGATATTGA
- the LOC101249390 gene encoding protease Do-like 5, chloroplastic isoform X1, with product MVVLGVVCPQPQHIVVSIRTQIPPISTQTQYCTRRKALIFTSSMISSFIYTSHHSPATAFQIEMPQQEEDRLVHLFQDTSPSVVFIKDLELAKGSNDSTKVLADDDNAKVEGTGSGFIWDKFGHIVTNYHVITKLATDNIGLQRCKVSLVNTKGESIVKDAKIVGVDPAYDLAVLKVDVEGVEVKPVSVGTSRGLRVGQSCFAIGNPYGFENTLTTGVVSGLGREIPAPNGAAIKGAIQTDAAINAGNSGGPLIDSSGHVIGLNTATFTRRGSGMSSGVNFAIPIDTVVRTIPYLIVYGTSYKDRY from the exons ATGGTGGTGTTGGGAGTTGTTTGTCCACAGCCACAGCATATCGTTGTTTCAATTCGAACCCAAATTCCTCCAATTTCTACACAAACCCAATATTGTACAAGGCGTAAAGCTTTGATATTTACTTCTTCTATGATTTCCTCTTTCATATATACATCTCATCACTCTCCTGCAACTGCTTTCCAAATCGAAATGCCTCAACAAGAAGAAGACAGACTAGTTCACCTCTTTCAG GATACTTCCCCTTCTGTTGTTTTCATTAAGGACCTTGAGTTGGCTAAAGGCTCCAATGACTCTACTAAGGTGCTAGCCGACGATGATAATGCAAAAGTGGAAGGGACAGGTTCAGGCTTCATTTGGGATAAGTTTGGTCACATT GTAACCAATTACCATGTCATTACTAAATTAGCTACTGATAACATCGGACTGCAGCGTTGTAAG GTTTCTTTAGTGAATACTAAAGGAGAGAGCATAGTTAAGGATGCGAAGATCGTAGGTGTTGATCCAGCATATGATCTGGCCGTTCTCAAG GTTGATGTTGAAGGTGTTGAAGTTAAACCAGTCTCTGTTGGTACCTCTCGCGGCCTACGTGTAGGTCAAAGTTGTTTTGCCATTGGAAATCCCTATGGATTTGAAAACACTCTCACAACTGGG GTAGTTAGTGGATTAGGCAGGGAAATACCTGCACCAAATGGAGCTGCCATTAAAGGCGCTATTCAAACAGATGCTGCTATTAATGCAG GGAATTCAGGTGGTCCGTTGATTGACTCATCTGGCCATGTCATTGGTCTAAATACAGCAACATTCACCCGCAGAG GCTCGGGTATGTCTTCCGGGGTTAACTTTGCCATACCAATTGACACGGTTGTACGGACCATACCATACCTGATCGTCTATGGAACAAGTTACAAAGACAGATATTGA
- the LOC101249390 gene encoding protease Do-like 5, chloroplastic isoform X3: protein MTDILNNMILLSHFALDTSPSVVFIKDLELAKGSNDSTKVLADDDNAKVEGTGSGFIWDKFGHIVTNYHVITKLATDNIGLQRCKVSLVNTKGESIVKDAKIVGVDPAYDLAVLKVDVEGVEVKPVSVGTSRGLRVGQSCFAIGNPYGFENTLTTGVVSGLGREIPAPNGAAIKGAIQTDAAINAGNSGGPLIDSSGHVIGLNTATFTRRGSGMSSGVNFAIPIDTVVRTIPYLIVYGTSYKDRY, encoded by the exons ATGACAGATATATTGAACAATATGATCCTCCTAAGCCATTTTGCACTA GATACTTCCCCTTCTGTTGTTTTCATTAAGGACCTTGAGTTGGCTAAAGGCTCCAATGACTCTACTAAGGTGCTAGCCGACGATGATAATGCAAAAGTGGAAGGGACAGGTTCAGGCTTCATTTGGGATAAGTTTGGTCACATT GTAACCAATTACCATGTCATTACTAAATTAGCTACTGATAACATCGGACTGCAGCGTTGTAAG GTTTCTTTAGTGAATACTAAAGGAGAGAGCATAGTTAAGGATGCGAAGATCGTAGGTGTTGATCCAGCATATGATCTGGCCGTTCTCAAG GTTGATGTTGAAGGTGTTGAAGTTAAACCAGTCTCTGTTGGTACCTCTCGCGGCCTACGTGTAGGTCAAAGTTGTTTTGCCATTGGAAATCCCTATGGATTTGAAAACACTCTCACAACTGGG GTAGTTAGTGGATTAGGCAGGGAAATACCTGCACCAAATGGAGCTGCCATTAAAGGCGCTATTCAAACAGATGCTGCTATTAATGCAG GGAATTCAGGTGGTCCGTTGATTGACTCATCTGGCCATGTCATTGGTCTAAATACAGCAACATTCACCCGCAGAG GCTCGGGTATGTCTTCCGGGGTTAACTTTGCCATACCAATTGACACGGTTGTACGGACCATACCATACCTGATCGTCTATGGAACAAGTTACAAAGACAGATATTGA
- the LOC101248802 gene encoding uncharacterized protein, protein MSTKELETYLSDVGSSNQFETNSSKYVSHVKKLLYRRMLVGISDGRFFLGTFYCIDKQGNIILQDAVEYRSTRRSAPSPMEQRVLGLILIPSSCRKTCHVDCSIDEQLSLMSLGEQKS, encoded by the coding sequence ATGAGCACCAAGGAACTAGAGACATACCTATCTGATGTTGGAAGCTCAAATCAGTTCGAGACAAACAGTTCAAAATATGTCTCTCATGTCAAGAAGTTACTATATCGACGAATGCTGGTTGGTATAAGTGATGGAAGGTTCTTTCTAGGTACATTTTATTGTATAGATAAGCAAGGAAACATAATTCTTCAAGATGCAGTCGAGTACCGTAGCACTAGAAGATCTGCCCCTTCTCCAATGGAACAGCGAGTTCTTGGTCTCATTTTAATCCCTTCTTCATGTCGGAAAACATGTCATGTGGATTGTTCTATTGACGAACAGTTGTCACTAATGTCGCTTGGGGAGCAAAAGTCATAA